In Pedobacter heparinus DSM 2366, the following are encoded in one genomic region:
- a CDS encoding RNA methyltransferase produces the protein MQKLKLDELNRVGIEEFKEQEKLPLIVVLDNVRSMHNIGSVFRTADGFAIEKLYLCGITARPPHREIEKTALGATQSVAWAHFETTVDAIASLKADGYHIIGIEQAAGSTMLNTYKPTYSKKYALIFGNEVNGVSDEVMAQIDECIEIPQFGTKHSFNIVISAGIVLWDFFAKLRL, from the coding sequence ATGCAAAAATTAAAATTAGATGAGCTGAACCGGGTTGGCATTGAAGAATTTAAAGAACAGGAAAAATTACCGCTTATAGTGGTACTTGACAATGTGCGGAGCATGCACAATATAGGATCGGTTTTCAGGACAGCAGACGGCTTTGCCATAGAAAAACTGTATCTCTGTGGCATTACGGCCCGGCCACCGCACAGGGAAATAGAAAAAACAGCTTTAGGTGCCACACAATCTGTAGCCTGGGCACATTTTGAAACTACTGTTGATGCCATTGCTTCTTTAAAGGCCGATGGTTACCACATCATTGGCATCGAACAGGCTGCTGGCAGCACGATGTTAAACACCTATAAACCAACCTATTCAAAAAAATACGCCCTGATTTTTGGAAATGAAGTAAATGGGGTAAGCGATGAAGTAATGGCACAAATAGACGAATGTATCGAAATTCCACAGTTTGGCACCAAACATTCCTTTAATATTGTCATCTCCGCAGGCATTGTGCTCTGGGATTTCTTTGCAAAATTAAGGTTGTAA
- a CDS encoding galactokinase, translating to MKTEMISEFLEKYGHEPKQNYFTPGRVNLIGEHIDYNGGLVMPCAVTLGTWLSIAPNNDKVIRFKSLNFPEEREFDLQPSYTKTGPEWYNYPLGVFHEILKKHQIPTGLDLLFHGNIPIGSGLSSSASIEVAMAYALNDYFNLGYEKIEIPLLAQKVENEFIGVNCGIMDQFAVAFGETDKAIVLNCDTLKYKIVDCSLGDYSLAIINTNKPRKLAESKYNERVAECQTALKQLNQEITLHNLCELNADKFALHSHLITDPTVLKRATHVIRENDRVNLAAKALNEGNLTEFGRLMYASHQSLKELYEVTGAELDAVVEFCSAYAHVIGARMTGAGFGGCAIALLKKGREEDFAKKLNDFYVARIGYPAAIYISEIGNGASAI from the coding sequence ATGAAAACCGAAATGATCAGTGAATTCCTGGAAAAATATGGACATGAGCCAAAACAAAACTACTTTACCCCCGGTCGTGTAAACCTTATTGGAGAACATATTGATTATAACGGAGGCCTGGTTATGCCCTGTGCCGTTACTTTAGGAACCTGGCTGAGCATAGCACCCAACAACGATAAGGTGATCAGATTTAAAAGCCTGAACTTTCCAGAAGAACGCGAATTTGATCTTCAGCCTTCTTACACCAAAACAGGCCCCGAATGGTACAATTATCCTTTGGGTGTGTTCCATGAAATCTTAAAAAAACATCAGATCCCAACAGGTTTGGATCTCTTGTTTCATGGGAATATCCCGATTGGCTCAGGCCTATCTTCCTCAGCCTCTATTGAAGTGGCTATGGCTTATGCTTTAAATGATTATTTTAACCTGGGTTACGAAAAAATTGAAATCCCCTTGCTTGCCCAAAAGGTAGAGAATGAATTTATTGGTGTAAACTGTGGCATTATGGACCAGTTTGCTGTTGCTTTTGGTGAAACCGATAAAGCCATAGTATTAAACTGTGATACACTAAAATATAAGATCGTTGATTGCAGCCTGGGCGATTACTCACTGGCTATTATCAATACCAATAAACCCCGTAAACTGGCAGAGTCCAAATACAATGAGCGTGTAGCCGAATGTCAAACCGCTTTAAAACAATTGAACCAGGAAATTACCCTGCATAACCTGTGCGAGCTGAATGCCGACAAATTTGCTTTGCACAGTCACCTTATTACCGACCCTACCGTACTAAAAAGGGCAACACACGTAATCAGAGAGAACGACAGGGTTAATCTGGCTGCAAAAGCTTTAAATGAAGGCAACCTGACAGAATTTGGCCGCCTGATGTATGCTTCTCACCAATCCTTAAAAGAGCTGTATGAAGTAACGGGTGCAGAACTGGATGCTGTAGTCGAATTCTGCTCAGCTTATGCACACGTAATTGGAGCACGGATGACCGGTGCAGGTTTTGGTGGTTGTGCCATCGCCTTATTAAAAAAAGGCAGGGAAGAAGATTTTGCTAAAAAGCTTAACGATTTCTATGTGGCACGTATTGGTTACCCTGCTGCCATCTATATCAGTGAAATTGGCAATGGTGCTTCCGCAATTTAA
- a CDS encoding aldose epimerase family protein: MKTKLIKTGKIIDGKEVLGVELTNAQGTYVKIYNYGAIINKFIVSNKLGKKQDIVLGFDDIDQYTSEDYLNNYPYLGAVIGRYANRIKNGRFTIDGESYQLSQAKGGDCLHGGDKGFDRKVWDVLSTIDPSVTLQYVSAAGEENFPGKLTVQLTFKLTDEDELILDFKATTDAATAVNLTHHSYFNLSPDGGSVKDHLHRMPASYYLEQDDNYVVTGKLLPVEGTIHDFLGDKTIGRDWDPEEGYDQTYVLDKQDGEFTLASETSEENSGLKLSVYTTEPVAHFYTAKYLDVKAGKGGKDYHPFEAFCIETQHHPNAINIPEFPGTVLRPGETYKQTTIYKIEHS, encoded by the coding sequence ATGAAAACAAAGCTGATCAAGACCGGTAAAATCATTGATGGAAAAGAAGTATTAGGTGTAGAACTGACCAACGCACAGGGTACCTATGTTAAAATATACAATTACGGGGCCATCATAAACAAATTTATTGTAAGCAATAAACTTGGTAAAAAACAGGATATCGTTTTGGGATTTGACGATATAGATCAGTACACAAGCGAAGATTATCTGAACAATTATCCCTACCTGGGAGCTGTGATCGGAAGGTATGCCAACCGGATTAAAAACGGGAGGTTTACAATAGATGGTGAAAGCTATCAGCTTTCGCAGGCTAAAGGTGGGGATTGCCTGCATGGGGGTGATAAAGGTTTTGACAGAAAGGTATGGGACGTATTGTCTACCATAGACCCAAGCGTTACCCTGCAATATGTGAGCGCCGCAGGCGAAGAAAATTTTCCGGGAAAGCTTACTGTTCAGCTTACTTTTAAATTAACGGATGAGGATGAGCTGATCCTGGATTTTAAAGCAACAACTGATGCAGCTACAGCCGTAAACCTTACGCACCACAGCTATTTTAACTTATCGCCCGACGGGGGCTCTGTAAAAGACCACCTGCACCGGATGCCTGCCAGTTATTATCTGGAACAGGATGATAATTATGTGGTTACTGGAAAACTGCTGCCTGTAGAAGGGACAATACATGATTTTTTAGGAGACAAAACTATCGGTCGCGACTGGGACCCAGAGGAAGGGTATGACCAGACGTATGTACTGGATAAGCAGGACGGCGAATTTACACTGGCTTCCGAAACTTCGGAAGAAAACAGCGGATTAAAACTTTCTGTTTATACTACAGAACCTGTGGCGCATTTTTACACAGCAAAATACCTGGATGTAAAGGCGGGTAAAGGAGGGAAGGACTATCATCCTTTCGAGGCTTTCTGTATAGAAACACAGCACCATCCCAATGCAATTAATATACCTGAATTTCCGGGTACTGTTTTAAGGCCCGGAGAAACTTATAAACAAACAACAATTTACAAAATAGAACACAGCTAA
- a CDS encoding DsbA family oxidoreductase — MKVDIWSDVRCPFCYIGKRKFEMALAKFEHRNEVVVEWHSFELDPNAETLLNVDAYDYLADRYDRNREWAIERHRALEESAAEVGLTFNFDKAVMANSFDAHRLIQMAKVNDTPGDIEELLFKAHFTDGKNIADQQVLIGIGKEGGLDGLAVEMMLKSDDFTDDVRHDEKIAQQIRIKGVPFFVIDQKLSISGAQAPEVFLDVMTKVKNGVED, encoded by the coding sequence ATGAAGGTAGATATCTGGTCGGACGTAAGGTGTCCGTTTTGCTATATAGGCAAGAGAAAGTTTGAAATGGCATTGGCAAAGTTTGAACACAGGAATGAGGTAGTGGTAGAATGGCATAGTTTTGAACTTGATCCTAATGCAGAAACCCTACTGAACGTAGATGCATATGATTATCTTGCCGACCGTTATGACAGGAACCGGGAATGGGCGATAGAACGTCACAGGGCGCTGGAAGAATCGGCGGCTGAAGTTGGACTGACCTTCAATTTTGACAAGGCTGTTATGGCCAATTCTTTCGATGCGCACCGGTTAATCCAGATGGCTAAGGTCAATGACACGCCAGGTGATATAGAAGAATTGTTGTTTAAGGCACATTTTACCGATGGGAAGAACATTGCCGACCAGCAGGTATTGATAGGGATAGGCAAGGAAGGCGGACTGGATGGCCTGGCTGTAGAAATGATGCTGAAAAGCGATGATTTTACCGATGACGTAAGACATGATGAAAAGATAGCCCAGCAGATCCGTATTAAAGGGGTACCTTTTTTTGTGATTGACCAGAAATTATCTATATCTGGTGCCCAGGCCCCGGAGGTATTTCTGGATGTGATGACCAAGGTGAAAAATGGGGTGGAGGATTAA
- a CDS encoding RNA polymerase sigma factor: METYTSYSDQELISLFISGSDGAFKEIYLRYDKLLYLYAYHKLGNKEEARDMVHDVFAWMLNNREKLDLKTTLSGYLYKSVLNKIFNLFKHRQILKKYADAGNHYIDIESAETDFLIREKDVAAMIEKEIQAMPPRMREIYELKRNKHLSAKEIALQLDIAESTVTTQMKRAMKHLKLKLGLLVYLVFIIHP; encoded by the coding sequence ATGGAAACATATACCAGCTATTCTGATCAGGAATTAATAAGCCTATTTATATCTGGCAGTGATGGCGCATTTAAAGAAATTTATCTGCGGTATGATAAGCTGCTTTATTTATATGCCTATCATAAACTGGGCAATAAAGAAGAAGCAAGGGATATGGTTCATGACGTGTTTGCCTGGATGCTCAATAACCGCGAAAAACTTGATTTAAAAACTACGCTTTCAGGTTATCTCTATAAATCAGTGTTAAACAAGATCTTTAATTTGTTTAAACACCGGCAGATCCTGAAGAAGTATGCGGATGCGGGAAATCATTATATAGATATAGAAAGTGCCGAAACAGATTTTCTGATCAGGGAAAAGGATGTTGCGGCTATGATTGAAAAGGAAATCCAGGCCATGCCGCCCAGAATGCGCGAGATTTATGAACTAAAAAGAAATAAACACCTTTCTGCAAAAGAAATTGCCCTGCAATTAGATATTGCAGAGTCTACCGTAACCACACAAATGAAAAGGGCCATGAAACATCTGAAATTAAAACTGGGCCTGTTGGTCTACCTGGTCTTTATCATCCACCCCTGA
- a CDS encoding FecR family protein, with translation MDKKDIKNILHKVDSGIASAEEEDIAKYWLHYFQKEDVPALSAAELDKESMAVFTALMKNRSTRPAGIRRFWYPAVAAAVFVIIAAFWFYTDRQAGAGKPVAYANDVAPGKKTATLTLANGKKIVLSDALNGEIAKQAGVSIFKTPDGQVVYKIDPSRQPGVAAAYNMLSTSRSETYQIILPDGSKVWLNAASSIKYPATFASFKKRAVELSGEAYFEIAKDEKHPFVVKTDQQQVEVLGTHFNVNAYNDEGVTKTVLLEGAVRINTGNVAGGVLKPGQQGVLAAGKLKIEPADIETELAWKNGFFRFNDEQLESIMKKISRWYDIQVVYENEELKKEPFAGVTTRFANVSELLRMLELTGEVKFKINGRQIRVLNAK, from the coding sequence ATGGACAAAAAGGATATTAAAAATATACTTCATAAGGTGGATTCAGGTATAGCCTCGGCAGAAGAAGAGGATATAGCGAAGTATTGGCTCCACTATTTTCAAAAGGAGGATGTTCCAGCCCTTTCAGCAGCCGAACTTGATAAAGAAAGCATGGCGGTTTTTACCGCGCTTATGAAAAACCGTAGCACTAGACCGGCTGGTATAAGACGGTTCTGGTATCCGGCAGTTGCAGCAGCTGTATTTGTCATCATAGCTGCGTTCTGGTTTTATACCGACAGGCAGGCAGGTGCTGGTAAACCAGTTGCTTATGCAAACGATGTGGCACCAGGTAAAAAAACGGCCACTTTAACCCTGGCCAATGGCAAAAAGATCGTATTGTCTGACGCCCTTAACGGGGAAATTGCAAAACAGGCCGGTGTTTCTATTTTTAAGACACCAGACGGACAGGTTGTTTATAAGATTGACCCATCCCGACAGCCAGGGGTAGCAGCAGCCTATAATATGCTGAGTACTTCAAGATCTGAAACTTATCAGATCATCCTTCCTGATGGTTCTAAAGTCTGGCTAAATGCAGCTTCATCAATTAAATATCCCGCAACCTTTGCATCCTTCAAAAAACGTGCAGTTGAACTCAGTGGCGAAGCTTATTTCGAAATCGCAAAAGATGAAAAGCATCCTTTTGTGGTGAAAACAGATCAGCAGCAGGTTGAAGTACTGGGTACACATTTTAATGTCAATGCCTACAATGATGAGGGGGTTACAAAAACGGTTTTACTGGAAGGTGCTGTAAGGATAAATACCGGAAATGTAGCAGGTGGCGTTTTAAAACCCGGACAGCAGGGGGTATTGGCAGCTGGTAAGCTAAAAATAGAACCTGCGGATATAGAGACAGAACTGGCCTGGAAAAATGGTTTCTTCCGCTTTAATGATGAGCAACTGGAAAGTATCATGAAAAAAATATCAAGGTGGTATGACATCCAGGTAGTCTACGAAAATGAAGAACTGAAAAAAGAGCCGTTTGCAGGCGTAACCACACGTTTTGCAAATGTATCGGAACTGTTGAGGATGCTGGAGCTGACCGGTGAGGTCAAATTTAAAATTAATGGCAGGCAGATCAGGGTATTGAACGCAAAATAA
- a CDS encoding TonB-dependent receptor — MFATLMQVSATGLAQRITLNQKFTTLKRVFNEINKQTGYNILWSAKKVKNTQVVNVNFENISLREALNRCLDGFPLTYTIENNVIVIREKEKTLADKIVDYFKVIDLTGRITDLNGAPLPGASVMVKGSTLSATADANGDYQIRVPDNDAILIFKYVGFLSQEVKVDGRTKINVQLKEDQQLLTEVAVVGYGTVKKVNLTGSLSILDMSTRENRPLTNASQALQGVSGLWVNQAGGKPGQDGGSIRIRGIGSIGSSGKSDPLVLVDGIEYNINEINPDFIETITVLKDASAAIYGSRAANGVILVTTKTGKKGKTEINYNFSYGIQEATALPDVLWDPIQYMELKNQALINEGKSAASVDYSAAQIAEYKNGMASNPIAYPNLNWFDLVLKNGYIQQHNLRFSGGNDNVLYNIGLGYMDQDGILIDANHANRYTLNANVSANVTQKLRIGTNIVGNYRTYTEPAFGGTSGTATSYYFTRLTRVLPIFTPYTTDGRYGSVVFPTPGRNTIENPLMLLKEGRNVRTPQRVLAKVFADYELPFNLKYSINFGVDRLDGYASVFTPYLVSYHPITGAPNNYNVNPSSYEYNENEVNTSFYHTLDWKKVFAEKHALNAVIGGSFNNFYRKSFSGQIEGYFDNTLTDLSAGSVNPATSGTRTKDVLASYFGRLNYSFADKYLVEAVVRYDGSSRFSEGNKWGAFPSVSAAWRIDQEQFFKNMPSINQLKLRASWGKLGNQAVELYSYLNSVRLGADYSFNNVISPGSSVNAYNDPAISWETTTTTNLGVDLEAWKGLLGITFDVFKRRTTGILRPVNIPYQVGGLTGPQKNVGVVDNAGFDLNLSHRNTINDFSYSFTGGVSYVKNKVVDLKGETIISGRRIIKEGYPIDSYYIYQADGIYQNQQEVDNSPKVSTGVRPGYLKYKDINGDNKIDGNDRVITGRSNPQFTYSFNLNLGYKNFSLTSFFQGIQGIDLYPTVNLAQPFNNGAGVTREWATDAWTPGNPGARLPILTTATGAPEMYSTANSSSFWLQDGSYLRLKSLQLKYDFKQNWVSKLSLNKVALFVNAENLVTFTSFKGFDPEKDIKSDNFYEYPTLKTFSFGINATF; from the coding sequence ATGTTTGCTACATTAATGCAGGTAAGCGCAACCGGCCTGGCACAGCGCATTACCCTTAATCAGAAATTTACTACCTTAAAAAGGGTTTTTAATGAAATAAACAAGCAAACCGGTTATAACATATTATGGTCTGCAAAAAAAGTAAAGAATACACAGGTCGTAAATGTGAATTTTGAAAATATCTCTTTGCGGGAGGCGCTGAACAGATGTCTGGATGGTTTTCCCTTAACCTATACTATTGAAAACAATGTTATTGTAATCAGGGAGAAAGAAAAGACACTTGCCGATAAGATCGTTGATTATTTTAAGGTAATAGACCTGACCGGCAGGATTACTGATTTAAATGGGGCACCTTTGCCGGGCGCTTCTGTAATGGTTAAAGGCAGCACCCTCTCGGCAACGGCCGATGCAAATGGGGACTATCAGATCAGGGTGCCGGATAACGACGCCATACTGATTTTTAAGTATGTAGGCTTTTTAAGCCAGGAAGTTAAGGTAGATGGCAGGACAAAAATAAATGTTCAGTTAAAAGAGGACCAACAGCTGCTTACCGAAGTTGCGGTTGTGGGTTATGGTACGGTTAAAAAAGTGAACCTGACAGGCTCTTTATCTATTCTTGACATGTCTACCCGCGAAAACCGGCCACTTACCAATGCCAGTCAGGCATTGCAGGGTGTTTCAGGATTGTGGGTAAACCAGGCCGGGGGTAAACCTGGGCAGGATGGAGGAAGTATCCGTATCCGAGGGATCGGTTCAATCGGCTCGTCGGGTAAATCTGACCCGCTGGTGCTGGTAGACGGGATAGAATACAACATCAATGAGATTAACCCCGATTTCATTGAAACGATAACTGTTCTTAAAGATGCTTCGGCCGCAATATATGGGTCAAGGGCTGCAAACGGTGTAATTCTTGTGACCACTAAAACCGGTAAAAAAGGTAAAACAGAGATCAATTATAATTTCAGTTATGGCATACAGGAAGCTACGGCTTTGCCTGATGTATTGTGGGACCCTATTCAGTACATGGAACTGAAAAACCAGGCGCTCATCAATGAAGGCAAATCGGCTGCATCTGTAGATTATTCTGCAGCGCAGATTGCGGAATATAAAAACGGAATGGCCAGCAACCCTATTGCTTATCCTAACCTGAACTGGTTTGACCTGGTCTTGAAAAATGGCTATATCCAACAGCATAACTTAAGGTTCTCTGGTGGTAATGACAATGTATTGTACAATATTGGATTGGGATATATGGACCAGGACGGCATTTTAATTGATGCCAATCATGCAAACAGGTATACACTCAATGCAAATGTTTCGGCCAATGTGACACAGAAGTTAAGGATCGGGACAAATATAGTGGGCAATTACAGGACTTATACAGAGCCTGCTTTTGGAGGGACTTCCGGTACTGCAACCAGCTATTATTTTACCAGGTTAACGCGTGTGCTGCCCATTTTTACGCCTTATACTACCGACGGAAGATATGGTTCGGTAGTGTTCCCTACACCCGGAAGAAATACCATAGAAAATCCCTTGATGCTGCTTAAAGAAGGACGGAATGTACGTACACCCCAACGGGTACTGGCAAAAGTATTTGCCGATTATGAACTCCCTTTTAATCTGAAATACAGCATTAACTTTGGTGTCGACCGGCTTGATGGCTATGCCAGTGTGTTTACACCATACCTGGTATCTTATCATCCGATAACAGGAGCGCCCAATAATTACAATGTAAACCCCAGTTCTTATGAATACAATGAAAATGAAGTGAACACTTCCTTTTACCATACCCTGGACTGGAAAAAGGTGTTTGCAGAAAAACATGCCTTAAATGCGGTAATTGGAGGTAGCTTTAATAATTTTTACAGGAAATCGTTTTCCGGACAGATTGAGGGGTATTTCGATAATACCTTGACCGATCTTTCTGCCGGTTCTGTGAATCCGGCAACAAGCGGCACAAGGACAAAAGATGTACTTGCTTCTTACTTTGGCCGGTTAAATTATAGTTTTGCCGATAAATACCTGGTTGAAGCCGTAGTGCGCTATGACGGTTCTTCAAGATTTTCAGAAGGAAACAAATGGGGAGCATTCCCTTCTGTATCGGCCGCATGGAGAATTGACCAGGAACAGTTTTTTAAAAACATGCCATCCATTAACCAGTTGAAACTACGCGCTTCATGGGGGAAGCTGGGTAACCAGGCTGTAGAACTTTACAGCTATCTTAATTCGGTAAGACTGGGCGCTGATTATTCCTTTAATAATGTGATTAGTCCGGGTTCATCCGTAAATGCCTATAACGATCCGGCGATTTCCTGGGAAACCACTACGACAACTAACCTGGGTGTCGACCTTGAAGCCTGGAAAGGATTGCTGGGCATTACTTTTGATGTTTTTAAACGGAGAACCACGGGAATTCTGAGGCCTGTGAATATTCCTTATCAGGTAGGCGGATTAACCGGCCCGCAAAAAAATGTAGGTGTGGTAGACAATGCAGGCTTTGACCTTAACTTGTCGCACCGAAATACGATCAATGATTTTAGCTATTCCTTTACTGGTGGTGTAAGTTATGTGAAAAATAAGGTAGTCGACCTGAAAGGAGAAACCATCATCAGTGGCAGGAGGATCATAAAAGAAGGATACCCTATCGATTCCTATTACATTTATCAGGCAGATGGCATTTACCAGAACCAGCAGGAGGTAGACAATAGTCCTAAAGTGAGTACCGGGGTAAGACCAGGTTATCTGAAGTATAAGGATATCAATGGCGACAATAAGATTGATGGTAACGACCGTGTAATTACCGGCAGGTCGAACCCGCAGTTTACCTATAGTTTTAATTTAAACCTGGGTTATAAGAATTTTAGCCTGACTTCCTTTTTTCAGGGCATTCAGGGAATTGACCTGTATCCAACCGTTAACCTTGCACAACCTTTTAACAACGGCGCCGGAGTAACCAGGGAGTGGGCTACTGATGCGTGGACACCTGGCAACCCGGGTGCCAGACTACCCATCCTTACAACGGCTACCGGAGCGCCGGAAATGTATTCCACAGCAAATTCGTCCTCATTCTGGTTACAGGACGGTTCTTATCTGCGGCTTAAAAGTCTGCAGTTGAAATACGATTTTAAACAGAACTGGGTTTCTAAGCTCTCTTTGAACAAGGTTGCCTTATTTGTGAATGCCGAAAACCTCGTAACCTTTACCAGTTTTAAAGGGTTTGATCCGGAAAAAGATATCAAATCTGATAATTTTTATGAATATCCGACATTGAAAACCTTCAGTTTCGGTATAAATGCAACATTTTAA
- a CDS encoding RagB/SusD family nutrient uptake outer membrane protein, translating to MKNISILFLLSLLLVSCYKDALETQPNDRYTEDTYWTSEKTAMAGLTGCYQVLTSNSLYGYATPLWEETATPNAYNYDNSAGFGLIALGTHTATNAGAGNIVSGVIEFRWKDCYRGIGRCNTLLDRINAVPMADVLKDRMKAEAKFLRGLYYSILATYYGGVPLILTPPNFDQDAKLPRNSRAEVVQQVVKDMDEAAMVLPPKFTGNDIGRATSGAALAIKARMLLFEASPLNNPSGDLTKWVAAANAAKAIIDLPGTGYGLFPNYRQLFLPANENKQETVFDVQYTISTTGFGNSFDLINRLYNTNAPLRDLINAYDMKDGLPPAQSPLYDALKPYDNRDPRMYQTIIYPGDTYLGAPVTTATFKQTGYGVKKYGIYDKEAVAAADLINSAGRSQINYMVVRYADVLLMYAEAQNEVLGAPDVTVRNAVELVRQRAGLVPYQVSATLTKPQMRELIRHERRIEFACEGFYYTDIRRWKTAEQVLTGPIFNSQNQQIVTRNFNPLRDYWWPIAQTQRELNPNLEQNDNY from the coding sequence ATGAAAAATATATCAATTTTATTTTTGTTAAGCCTATTGCTGGTATCCTGTTATAAAGATGCACTGGAAACACAGCCAAACGACAGGTATACAGAAGATACTTACTGGACTTCTGAAAAAACAGCTATGGCCGGTTTAACCGGATGTTACCAGGTACTGACCTCCAATTCATTATATGGATATGCCACTCCCTTATGGGAAGAAACGGCTACGCCCAATGCCTATAATTATGATAATTCTGCTGGTTTTGGCCTGATTGCCCTGGGTACACATACGGCTACCAATGCCGGGGCCGGAAATATTGTTTCTGGTGTAATCGAATTCAGATGGAAAGACTGCTACCGTGGGATTGGCAGGTGTAATACCCTTTTGGACCGGATCAATGCTGTACCCATGGCCGATGTTTTAAAAGACAGGATGAAAGCGGAAGCTAAGTTTTTAAGGGGACTGTATTATTCCATACTGGCCACTTATTATGGTGGTGTACCGCTTATTTTAACACCCCCGAATTTTGATCAGGACGCAAAATTACCACGAAATAGCCGGGCAGAAGTTGTTCAGCAGGTTGTAAAGGATATGGACGAAGCTGCAATGGTACTGCCACCCAAGTTTACAGGTAACGATATAGGCCGTGCAACAAGCGGTGCAGCTTTGGCCATTAAAGCAAGGATGTTACTATTTGAGGCCAGTCCGCTTAATAACCCTTCCGGCGATCTAACCAAATGGGTTGCCGCCGCCAATGCGGCAAAAGCCATAATAGACCTTCCGGGAACAGGTTATGGCTTGTTTCCAAATTACAGACAATTGTTTTTACCAGCCAATGAGAACAAACAGGAGACCGTTTTTGATGTACAGTACACAATTTCCACAACAGGTTTTGGTAATTCTTTCGACCTCATTAACCGGCTTTACAATACCAACGCACCCTTGCGAGACCTGATCAATGCTTATGACATGAAAGATGGGCTTCCACCAGCCCAATCGCCATTGTACGATGCTTTAAAGCCATATGATAATCGTGACCCGCGCATGTACCAAACCATAATTTATCCGGGAGATACCTATCTGGGGGCACCCGTTACTACCGCCACTTTTAAACAAACCGGATATGGGGTAAAAAAATATGGCATATATGATAAAGAAGCGGTTGCAGCTGCCGATCTGATCAACAGCGCCGGACGATCGCAGATCAATTATATGGTGGTACGTTATGCGGATGTACTGCTGATGTATGCCGAAGCACAAAATGAAGTACTCGGGGCTCCTGACGTTACTGTACGAAATGCTGTTGAACTTGTACGTCAGCGGGCAGGACTGGTGCCTTATCAGGTATCAGCTACGCTTACAAAACCACAGATGCGCGAGCTAATCAGGCATGAAAGGAGAATAGAATTTGCATGTGAAGGTTTTTATTATACAGATATCAGAAGATGGAAAACGGCTGAACAGGTGTTAACCGGCCCTATATTCAATTCGCAGAACCAGCAAATTGTTACCCGAAATTTTAACCCATTGAGAGATTACTGGTGGCCAATTGCGCAAACCCAGAGAGAGCTTAATCCAAACCTTGAACAGAATGATAATTATTAA